One Campylobacter pinnipediorum subsp. caledonicus genomic window carries:
- the rplM gene encoding 50S ribosomal protein L13: MTKITKPNEVKRDWIVIDASGKRFGRMLTEVATLLRGKHKPNYTPNVDCGDYVVIINASKAEFTGANKAEQKLYHRHSGYFGSVKSEKFGDLLANNPVKLYKLAVRGMLPKTKLGKDMIKKLKVYAGSEHPHTAQIAKEGK, from the coding sequence ATGACAAAAATAACAAAGCCAAACGAAGTAAAACGCGATTGGATTGTAATAGATGCAAGCGGTAAGCGTTTTGGTAGAATGCTTACAGAAGTAGCAACATTACTTCGTGGAAAACATAAACCAAACTATACACCAAATGTTGATTGTGGTGATTATGTAGTTATTATAAACGCTTCAAAAGCTGAGTTTACTGGTGCAAACAAGGCTGAGCAAAAATTATACCATAGACACTCTGGATATTTCGGAAGTGTAAAGAGTGAAAAATTTGGTGATTTGCTAGCTAATAACCCTGTAAAACTTTACAAACTTGCTGTTCGCGGAATGCTTCCAAAAACTAAGCTAGGTAAAGATATGATCAAAAAACTAAAAGTATATGCTGGAAGTGAACACCCTCACACAGCACAAATCGCTAAAGAAGGAAAATAA
- a CDS encoding RecB-like helicase: protein MKNFFGLKASAGSGKTFALSVRYVALLLKGAKTQNIIALTFTKKAASEMSERIVSLFLNLDQKKAELAEISKLLRISENEVIDKRDELKSDFLSSNLKIMTFDAFFSTILRSFSLNLGLNPDYDIKDIGSDVFKENFINQIAKDEKLLKSLAIYILEFSKGQNDFFETLEMLYDNFSEINIAGGVSYPNDNKVMSLCNQIKTYIQNKNGSNTAINAFNVANALELCEKSVIQRESLNYQTFSKVYDDELDVYFDELKDELQKYINGLEKYKLNELNQFLKTYKDIKTDLNKKLNELSFSDITRLTNELLYNNLDKQMLYFRLDGTISHLLIDEFQDTNVTQYNIIFPIIEEIVAGYGQTGLGSFFYVGDIKQSIYRFRGGKKELFDKLKDDFKQIEVESLKTNYRSAKFLVEFVNEKMKDKFNTQNSNQEDNFTEQIPNSDKNGYIKVAECDDVVQSCVDEAKRLLDLGVQSKDITVLCWKNDDIKTICDKLKAQNIPSTDEGAMLLKNSKPVFGLINYAKFCLFEDRIYCQNFISYFGFEPTKVKLDLNKTANECLYYLAKIANISMQDLDILRLFEISSSSSDIVSFLFEFENSDEKAINSDSFGVRVMTTHKSKGLEFDTVILCDKLSKGRQGKGRFICEYDIKSGWQIKLNVSNREFFDKEYKKLIEQSESLDKEEEINKLYVALTRAKNNLIILKTNNPDASRPSYFSKYKLKSGKVYDYLDLEICEKGSIKIEQNSSDSTSKTTKKIELVSVEKDTTTNKEKEYELNLNSIYFGTALHFLLEMTKSFDEKSLRYQEDALRDKFSKFLSKDELDEIVTRCINLVNDSDFKELVKDSVIKKEQSIYYKEQTKQLDLMSVKNYTITIVDYKSSKKDIENNKKQVLEYTKIVKEIYPDMKVCGIIFYVLKDGIEKIII, encoded by the coding sequence ATGAAAAATTTCTTTGGGCTAAAGGCAAGTGCCGGTAGCGGTAAAACATTTGCACTTAGCGTAAGATATGTGGCACTTTTACTCAAAGGGGCAAAAACACAAAATATCATAGCACTTACATTTACAAAAAAAGCAGCCAGTGAGATGAGCGAAAGGATAGTATCTCTTTTTTTAAATCTAGATCAAAAAAAAGCAGAACTAGCAGAAATTTCAAAACTTCTAAGAATAAGCGAAAATGAAGTTATAGATAAAAGAGATGAGCTTAAGAGCGACTTTTTAAGCTCAAATTTAAAGATAATGACATTTGATGCGTTTTTTAGCACTATCCTAAGAAGCTTTAGCTTAAATTTAGGACTAAATCCGGACTATGATATAAAAGATATAGGTAGCGATGTATTTAAAGAAAATTTCATAAATCAAATAGCAAAAGATGAAAAACTACTAAAATCATTGGCTATTTATATACTTGAGTTTTCAAAGGGTCAAAATGATTTTTTTGAAACTCTTGAAATGCTATATGATAATTTTAGTGAGATAAATATAGCCGGCGGAGTGAGTTATCCAAATGATAATAAAGTAATGAGCTTATGCAATCAAATAAAAACATACATACAAAATAAAAATGGCTCAAACACAGCAATAAATGCCTTTAATGTAGCTAATGCCTTAGAACTTTGCGAAAAAAGCGTGATACAAAGAGAGAGCTTGAACTACCAAACATTTTCAAAGGTTTATGATGATGAGCTTGATGTGTATTTTGATGAGCTAAAAGATGAATTGCAAAAATATATTAACGGCCTTGAGAAATACAAGCTAAATGAGCTAAATCAGTTTTTAAAAACATATAAAGATATCAAAACAGACTTAAACAAAAAGCTAAATGAGCTTAGTTTTTCTGATATAACAAGGCTTACAAATGAGCTGCTTTATAACAACCTAGATAAGCAAATGCTTTATTTTAGACTAGATGGCACTATATCACACCTTTTAATAGATGAGTTTCAAGATACAAACGTAACACAATACAATATAATATTTCCTATAATAGAAGAGATAGTTGCAGGATACGGACAAACTGGGCTTGGAAGCTTTTTTTATGTAGGCGATATAAAGCAAAGTATTTATAGGTTTCGTGGCGGTAAAAAAGAGCTTTTTGATAAATTAAAAGATGATTTTAAACAGATAGAAGTTGAGAGTTTAAAGACAAATTATAGAAGTGCTAAGTTTCTTGTTGAGTTTGTAAATGAAAAGATGAAAGATAAATTTAATACCCAAAACAGCAATCAAGAAGATAATTTTACCGAGCAGATACCAAATAGCGATAAAAATGGATATATAAAAGTTGCTGAGTGTGATGATGTAGTGCAAAGCTGTGTTGACGAAGCAAAAAGACTTTTAGACTTAGGAGTGCAAAGTAAAGATATAACTGTGCTTTGCTGGAAAAATGATGATATAAAAACGATATGTGACAAATTAAAAGCCCAAAACATACCATCTACCGATGAAGGAGCAATGCTACTTAAAAACTCAAAACCTGTCTTTGGGCTTATAAACTACGCTAAATTTTGTCTTTTTGAAGATAGGATATACTGTCAGAATTTCATATCGTATTTTGGATTTGAACCTACAAAAGTAAAACTAGATCTTAATAAAACAGCAAACGAGTGTCTTTATTATCTTGCAAAAATAGCAAATATATCAATGCAAGACCTTGATATACTAAGACTTTTTGAGATAAGCTCCAGTTCATCTGATATAGTTAGCTTTTTGTTTGAGTTTGAAAACTCAGATGAAAAAGCGATAAATAGCGATAGCTTTGGCGTAAGAGTTATGACAACACACAAATCAAAAGGGCTTGAGTTTGATACCGTAATACTTTGCGATAAACTATCAAAAGGAAGACAAGGTAAGGGTAGATTTATATGCGAATACGATATAAAATCAGGGTGGCAAATAAAACTTAATGTTTCAAATAGAGAGTTTTTTGACAAAGAGTATAAAAAACTCATAGAGCAAAGCGAAAGTCTAGATAAAGAAGAAGAGATAAATAAGCTATATGTGGCTTTAACAAGGGCCAAAAATAATCTCATCATACTAAAAACAAACAACCCAGATGCATCAAGACCTAGTTATTTTAGTAAATACAAACTAAAAAGTGGTAAGGTGTATGACTATCTTGATCTGGAAATTTGCGAAAAAGGCTCTATAAAAATAGAGCAAAATAGTAGCGATAGTACAAGCAAAACAACAAAAAAAATAGAGCTTGTAAGTGTAGAAAAAGACACAACAACAAATAAAGAAAAAGAGTATGAGCTAAATCTAAATAGCATATATTTTGGAACTGCTCTTCATTTCTTGCTTGAAATGACAAAGAGTTTTGATGAAAAAAGCTTAAGGTATCAAGAAGATGCTTTAAGAGATAAATTTTCTAAATTTTTATCAAAAGATGAGCTTGATGAGATCGTAACAAGATGTATAAATTTGGTAAATGATAGTGATTTTAAAGAGTTAGTAAAAGATTCTGTCATAAAAAAAGAACAAAGCATATACTACAAGGAACAAACAAAACAGCTTGATTTGATGAGTGTTAAAAACTATACCATAACGATAGTTGATTATAAAAGTTCTAAAAAAGATATAGAAAATAACAAAAAGCAAGTTTTAGAATATACAAAGATAGTTAAAGAAATCTATCCAGATATGAAAGTTTGTGGCATTATATTTTATGTTTTGAAAGATGGGATAGAAAAAATTATTATTTAA
- a CDS encoding PD-(D/E)XK nuclease family protein yields the protein MNFLPDDKLFVFATLRCVRDFIKNSKSPLSQKAISMGDFLQKAIFVRNLQKPTDAQLLLIMQQACKNTQNAHEKLAIPKDFFAFLKHNDYLFSFFKEIAHQRKDINDLKMSDIYANYEEHIEILSNTLKNYKELMQQNGFYDDISICDIYEINEDFISQYSEIDIQINGILSEFEWEIILKCKELTKVNIIFNTSKLNKKLIEKIAAISKKSIDEFLMYHKLMLNLNTLELSDIEKNQQNRVVLTKSFQSRSLQAAFIFEKISTFIKDGISADKIVVILPDEGFAEILKMYDDKKFLSFAMGKPFSTTLFYTTIKTIFECLKEQKNISLNDDVLNQKELKKSETFLNLIHLDKGLFDFININYAQTISFDDIKSTLEKLCEYFGDRDIYNILNEELFLMRQLINQNKLRFFEVVELLLIRLNNAKIDEVGGGAVRVLGILESRGLKFDGVIIVDFNDDLVPKRSINEMFLSSNVRKKAGLVSYKDRENLQRSYYESLICNAKKVAISYVNTESKISSRFLNEFNCIPDKEFDEDAYMALFHKGKKANFYSCNTDIKHDFFEKPLSFTRLNTFRKCAKKYYYRYVLKLDEPRSLEQGVSSDYGNSIHKALFEYYKNFTDFNLSDFLKVLEKERLNPLEFELASMKFKEFEKSENEHFSQGWKVSELECEKTNTINGVNIKGTIDRIDKKGSDICVIDYKTGSSKDPLQLEFYELLIGKKCETYFYNLKDSMKLEACESKDEICKILDEIKEYFSNKPTYKPNPSTECSYCPFFDICERKI from the coding sequence TTGAACTTTTTGCCAGATGATAAATTATTTGTATTTGCAACACTAAGGTGCGTTAGGGATTTTATAAAAAACTCTAAAAGCCCATTAAGCCAAAAGGCTATTAGTATGGGCGATTTTTTACAAAAGGCTATATTTGTAAGAAACTTGCAAAAGCCAACGGATGCACAGCTTTTGCTTATAATGCAACAAGCCTGTAAAAACACACAAAATGCCCACGAAAAACTAGCAATACCAAAAGATTTTTTTGCATTTTTAAAACACAACGACTATCTGTTTTCTTTTTTTAAGGAGATAGCTCATCAAAGAAAAGATATAAACGACCTAAAAATGAGCGACATATATGCCAACTATGAAGAGCATATAGAAATACTATCAAACACTCTAAAAAATTATAAAGAACTTATGCAACAAAATGGCTTTTATGATGATATAAGCATATGTGATATATATGAGATAAATGAAGACTTTATAAGCCAATATAGCGAGATAGATATCCAAATAAACGGGATTTTAAGCGAGTTTGAATGGGAAATAATACTAAAATGCAAAGAGCTAACAAAAGTAAATATCATATTTAATACTTCAAAACTAAATAAAAAACTTATAGAAAAAATAGCCGCAATAAGCAAAAAAAGTATTGATGAGTTTTTGATGTATCATAAGCTCATGCTAAATTTAAACACTTTAGAACTAAGCGACATAGAAAAAAATCAACAAAACAGAGTGGTTTTAACAAAATCATTTCAATCAAGAAGCTTGCAAGCTGCTTTTATATTTGAAAAAATTTCAACCTTTATAAAAGATGGAATAAGCGCTGATAAGATAGTTGTAATACTACCCGATGAGGGCTTTGCTGAAATTTTAAAAATGTATGATGATAAGAAATTTCTGAGTTTTGCCATGGGTAAGCCTTTTTCAACTACACTTTTTTACACCACCATAAAAACGATATTTGAATGCTTGAAAGAGCAAAAAAATATAAGCTTAAACGATGATGTTTTAAATCAAAAAGAGCTAAAAAAGAGTGAAACATTTTTAAATTTAATACATCTAGACAAAGGACTGTTTGATTTTATAAATATAAACTATGCTCAGACAATAAGCTTTGATGATATAAAAAGCACACTAGAAAAGCTATGTGAATATTTTGGAGATAGGGATATTTATAATATCTTAAACGAAGAGCTATTTTTAATGCGCCAGCTAATAAATCAAAACAAGCTTAGGTTTTTTGAAGTAGTAGAGCTTTTGCTTATAAGGCTAAATAATGCAAAAATAGATGAAGTTGGTGGCGGTGCTGTTCGTGTGCTTGGGATACTAGAAAGCAGAGGGCTTAAATTTGATGGGGTTATTATCGTTGATTTTAACGATGACTTAGTGCCAAAAAGAAGTATAAATGAGATGTTTTTAAGCTCAAATGTCAGAAAAAAAGCTGGGCTTGTAAGCTACAAAGATAGAGAAAATCTTCAAAGATCATATTATGAAAGCCTTATTTGTAATGCAAAAAAAGTCGCTATATCGTATGTAAATACGGAGAGTAAAATTTCTTCAAGATTTTTAAATGAGTTTAATTGCATACCTGATAAAGAATTTGATGAAGATGCGTATATGGCTTTATTTCACAAAGGAAAAAAAGCAAATTTCTACAGCTGTAATACAGATATAAAACACGATTTTTTTGAAAAACCACTATCTTTTACAAGGCTAAATACATTTAGAAAATGTGCTAAAAAATACTACTACCGCTATGTATTAAAACTTGATGAGCCCAGATCTCTTGAGCAAGGCGTAAGCTCGGATTATGGAAATAGCATACACAAAGCACTTTTTGAATACTATAAAAATTTTACTGATTTTAATCTGTCTGATTTTTTAAAGGTGTTAGAAAAAGAGAGGCTAAACCCGCTTGAGTTTGAGTTGGCAAGTATGAAATTTAAAGAGTTTGAAAAAAGCGAAAATGAGCATTTTTCACAAGGCTGGAAAGTAAGTGAGCTAGAGTGTGAAAAAACAAATACAATAAATGGCGTAAATATAAAAGGCACGATAGACAGGATAGACAAAAAAGGCTCTGATATATGTGTGATTGATTATAAAACCGGTTCTAGCAAAGACCCTTTGCAACTTGAGTTTTATGAGCTACTAATAGGCAAAAAATGCGAAACATACTTTTATAATCTAAAAGACAGCATGAAGCTTGAAGCTTGTGAGAGCAAAGATGAGATATGCAAAATCTTAGATGAGATAAAAGAGTATTTTTCAAACAAACCAACATACAAACCAAATCCATCAACAGAATGTAGCTACTGTCCTTTTTTTGATATATGCGAAAGGAAAATATGA
- a CDS encoding FixH family protein: MSDKSKKTFWPYGILLSIIAVIIACVATIVVSLDYPVEMDNFNLEKYQKVDSDINEIMKNQKEFEKRFDVKILTKNIDLNKENKIDIKISKKLSNLENPKFEILLTRPDTNAHNVDLNATYSDEILTTKSFTPNLIGRWQIMLKLADKNSTGFYKFELFAR, translated from the coding sequence ATGTCTGATAAAAGCAAAAAAACATTTTGGCCTTATGGAATTTTACTAAGCATTATAGCTGTGATAATAGCCTGTGTAGCAACAATAGTAGTATCACTTGATTATCCGGTAGAAATGGATAATTTTAACCTTGAAAAATACCAAAAGGTTGATTCTGATATAAATGAAATAATGAAAAATCAAAAAGAATTTGAAAAAAGATTTGATGTAAAAATCTTAACAAAAAATATAGATTTAAATAAAGAAAACAAAATAGATATAAAAATATCAAAAAAACTATCAAATTTAGAAAATCCAAAATTTGAAATCTTGCTAACAAGACCAGATACAAATGCACACAATGTAGATTTAAATGCAACATATAGTGATGAGATTTTGACAACTAAAAGCTTCACACCAAATCTTATCGGAAGATGGCAAATTATGTTAAAATTAGCAGATAAAAACTCAACAGGATTTTATAAATTTGAACTTTTTGCCAGATGA
- a CDS encoding DUF4006 family protein, whose product MQNENRSVFALNGVTGMLIATVLLLSILGVLTYFAIIIQQDVSTKPYKIENASGLKAKSVENKKHFMVKE is encoded by the coding sequence ATGCAAAACGAAAATAGATCTGTATTCGCCCTTAATGGAGTAACTGGAATGCTAATAGCAACTGTTTTGCTTTTAAGTATTTTGGGGGTTTTGACATATTTTGCAATAATTATCCAACAAGATGTTTCAACAAAACCTTATAAGATAGAAAATGCAAGTGGTCTTAAAGCAAAAAGCGTTGAAAACAAAAAACATTTTATGGTTAAGGAGTAG
- a CDS encoding c-type cytochrome, with the protein MQWLNLEDNINLLSLIGAFAIVILTVTIVGRYVNKMKDKSEATAPLSEHEWDGIQEYKNDPPLGWAVSFVLALVWAIWYFLAGYPLNSYSQIGEYNEEVKEYNAKFAKEHAKLDQSTLVDMGSSIFLVSCSPCHGIIGDGMQNKAANLKTWGSEEGIYEAIVNGSKGLGFDGGEMPKASDLGLNEESAKAIAAYVAKNISGIKATKNEALVQKGEELYSGTCTACHGDDSKGMDGVFPDLTTYGTSDFVTMVLNRGKNGDIGVMPKFNENMLNKIQKRAVGEYILSLSRSK; encoded by the coding sequence ATGCAGTGGTTAAATTTAGAAGACAATATTAATCTATTGTCATTAATTGGTGCTTTTGCTATCGTTATACTGACTGTTACAATAGTCGGAAGATATGTAAACAAAATGAAAGATAAAAGCGAAGCAACTGCGCCTTTAAGCGAACATGAATGGGATGGAATTCAAGAATATAAAAACGATCCTCCACTTGGTTGGGCTGTCTCTTTTGTATTGGCTTTGGTTTGGGCTATATGGTATTTTTTAGCTGGTTATCCACTAAACTCATACTCTCAAATAGGAGAGTATAATGAAGAAGTAAAAGAGTATAATGCAAAATTTGCAAAAGAACATGCAAAATTAGATCAAAGCACATTGGTTGATATGGGTAGTAGTATATTTTTAGTATCTTGCTCCCCTTGTCATGGAATAATAGGAGATGGAATGCAAAATAAAGCAGCCAATCTAAAAACTTGGGGAAGCGAAGAAGGGATATACGAAGCTATCGTTAATGGCTCCAAAGGTTTAGGCTTTGATGGTGGAGAGATGCCTAAAGCTTCCGATCTTGGGCTTAATGAAGAGAGCGCAAAAGCTATAGCGGCATATGTCGCAAAAAATATATCTGGCATAAAAGCTACAAAAAATGAAGCCTTAGTGCAAAAAGGCGAAGAGCTATATAGCGGAACTTGCACGGCTTGTCACGGCGATGATAGCAAAGGAATGGATGGAGTATTTCCTGATCTAACCACATACGGCACCAGTGATTTTGTCACTATGGTTTTAAATCGTGGTAAAAATGGAGATATAGGCGTAATGCCTAAATTTAATGAAAACATGCTAAATAAAATTCAAAAGCGTGCAGTTGGAGAATATATACTTTCTCTTTCAAGGAGTAAATAA
- a CDS encoding cytochrome c oxidase, cbb3-type, CcoQ subunit, translating into MDMQTIRELQAYGFFFFTLSLVLVLYGYFYHLYKSERTGRRNYEKYSNLALNDDLNSAILEQNISKKGL; encoded by the coding sequence ATGGACATGCAAACTATAAGAGAGCTTCAAGCTTACGGCTTTTTTTTCTTTACTCTTTCTCTTGTGCTTGTTTTGTATGGTTATTTTTACCATCTTTACAAGTCAGAGAGAACTGGAAGAAGGAATTATGAAAAATATTCTAATCTAGCACTTAATGATGACCTAAACAGTGCTATATTAGAGCAAAATATTAGCAAAAAGGGGCTTTGA
- the ccoO gene encoding cytochrome-c oxidase, cbb3-type subunit II, whose amino-acid sequence MFSWLEKNPFFFAVAVFILIAYAGVVEILPDFSNRARPLETTKPYSVLQLAGRQVYIKESCNACHTQLIRPFKSETNRYGMYSMSGEYAYDRPHLWGSKRTGPDLWRVGNYRTSDWHENHMKDPTSVVPGSIMPSYKHIFVKNVDIETAYAEAFTVKKVFNVPYDQPDMPKLGSFEDTQKQVNMEASEIVSQMKDQSIKDAFEKGEIREIVALIAYLNSLK is encoded by the coding sequence ATGTTTAGTTGGTTAGAAAAAAATCCATTTTTCTTTGCTGTAGCAGTTTTTATACTGATAGCTTATGCTGGTGTAGTCGAAATTTTGCCTGATTTTTCAAACAGAGCAAGGCCTTTAGAAACAACAAAACCTTATAGCGTTTTACAATTAGCAGGGAGACAGGTTTATATAAAAGAAAGCTGTAATGCTTGTCATACACAATTAATCCGTCCATTTAAAAGTGAGACAAATAGATATGGCATGTATTCTATGAGTGGCGAATATGCTTATGATAGACCTCATCTTTGGGGTTCAAAAAGAACAGGCCCTGACTTATGGCGTGTAGGAAACTATAGAACTAGCGATTGGCATGAAAATCACATGAAAGATCCTACATCTGTAGTTCCAGGCTCTATAATGCCTTCATACAAACATATATTTGTTAAAAATGTAGATATAGAAACAGCTTATGCGGAAGCTTTTACAGTTAAAAAAGTTTTCAATGTGCCTTATGATCAACCTGATATGCCAAAACTTGGAAGTTTTGAAGACACACAAAAGCAAGTAAACATGGAAGCTTCTGAGATTGTATCGCAGATGAAAGATCAAAGCATAAAAGATGCATTTGAAAAAGGCGAAATTCGTGAGATAGTAGCGCTTATAGCTTATCTAAATAGCCTTAAATAA
- the ccoN gene encoding cytochrome-c oxidase, cbb3-type subunit I, whose amino-acid sequence MRPSQTLSYDYSVAKLFMFSTLVFGVVGMLLGVIIAFQMAYPDLNYIAGEYSTFGRLRPLHTNGIIFGFMLSGIFSTWYYIGQRVLKVSMSESKFLMFTGKLHFWLYIILIAFAVVTLFMGLSSSKEYSELEWPLDIMVVLVWVLWGINIFGLIGIRREKTLYISVWYFIATFLGVAMLYLFNNMEIPTRLVSGYGSWMHSVSMYAGTNDALVQWWFGHNAVAFIFTVAIIAQIYYFLPKESGQPIFSYKLSLFSFWGLMFIYLWAGGHHLIYSTVPDWMQTMGSIFSIVLILPSWGSAINILLTMKGEWVQLRENPLIKFMILASTFYMFSTLEGPILSIKSVNALAHFTDWIPGHVHDGALGWIGFMIMAALYHMTPRMFKRQLYSKSLMEVQFWVQTTGIVLYFSSMWIAGITQGMMWRATDQYGSLLYSFIDTVVVLVPYYWIRAIGGALYLLGFFIFVFNICKSLSAPKINFEPKNTTPMGGLNSEVSHV is encoded by the coding sequence ATGCGACCTAGTCAGACATTAAGTTACGACTATAGTGTAGCTAAACTTTTTATGTTTTCTACCTTAGTTTTTGGTGTGGTTGGTATGCTTCTTGGCGTTATTATCGCTTTTCAGATGGCATATCCTGACCTCAATTATATAGCAGGAGAATACTCAACATTTGGCCGTTTAAGACCATTGCATACAAATGGAATTATATTTGGTTTTATGCTTTCTGGTATTTTTTCTACTTGGTATTATATAGGACAACGTGTTTTAAAAGTGTCTATGAGTGAATCAAAATTTTTGATGTTTACTGGTAAATTGCACTTTTGGCTATACATAATACTTATAGCTTTTGCTGTTGTTACTCTATTTATGGGTTTAAGCTCTTCAAAAGAGTATTCTGAGTTAGAATGGCCACTTGATATAATGGTTGTTTTGGTGTGGGTTCTTTGGGGAATCAATATCTTCGGCCTTATAGGAATTCGCAGAGAAAAGACGCTTTATATATCTGTATGGTATTTTATAGCTACATTTCTTGGTGTTGCTATGCTTTATCTTTTCAACAATATGGAAATTCCAACAAGATTAGTATCTGGATATGGCTCTTGGATGCACTCTGTGTCTATGTATGCCGGAACTAATGATGCATTAGTTCAATGGTGGTTTGGTCACAATGCGGTTGCATTTATCTTTACGGTTGCGATAATTGCACAGATTTATTATTTCTTGCCAAAAGAGAGTGGGCAACCTATATTTTCATATAAATTATCATTATTCTCATTTTGGGGTCTTATGTTTATATACCTTTGGGCTGGCGGTCACCACTTGATATACTCAACAGTGCCTGACTGGATGCAAACAATGGGTTCAATATTTTCTATAGTATTGATACTTCCATCTTGGGGTTCTGCTATAAACATACTACTTACAATGAAAGGCGAATGGGTTCAACTTCGCGAAAATCCTCTAATAAAATTTATGATATTGGCTTCTACATTCTATATGTTCTCAACGCTAGAAGGTCCTATACTTTCTATAAAATCAGTAAATGCTTTAGCTCACTTTACAGATTGGATTCCTGGACACGTTCATGATGGCGCATTGGGCTGGATAGGCTTTATGATAATGGCAGCTCTTTATCACATGACACCTCGTATGTTTAAACGCCAATTGTATTCAAAATCTTTAATGGAAGTTCAATTCTGGGTTCAAACAACAGGTATAGTTTTGTACTTTTCTTCTATGTGGATAGCTGGTATCACACAAGGTATGATGTGGAGAGCTACTGATCAATACGGAAGCTTGCTATACTCATTTATAGATACAGTTGTTGTTCTTGTTCCATACTATTGGATTAGAGCTATAGGTGGTGCTTTATACCTACTAGGATTTTTTATATTTGTATTTAATATCTGTAAATCTCTATCGGCACCAAAAATAAATTTTGAACCAAAAAATACAACTCCTATGGGTGGTTTAAATTCGGAGGTTTCACATGTTTAG